The Halomonas sp. KG2 genome contains a region encoding:
- a CDS encoding universal stress protein translates to MYKNILITTAADNNSNILQKIEVARKLADNDSSIQIISVMERIPPYIAPSLPSDYRETTAQRIKDGIRKKIGDEHYEIHIVEGNAAHQVVKFAKRNGVDCIIISSNRPGFPDHFMGSTALNVVRQAACTVTVVR, encoded by the coding sequence ATGTATAAGAATATTCTAATCACAACGGCGGCAGACAATAACTCCAATATCCTGCAAAAAATCGAAGTGGCACGTAAGCTGGCAGACAACGACAGCAGCATACAGATCATTTCGGTAATGGAGCGTATTCCCCCTTATATCGCACCATCACTGCCCAGTGATTACCGCGAAACCACCGCGCAGCGCATTAAGGACGGTATTCGTAAGAAAATTGGCGACGAGCACTACGAGATTCATATTGTGGAAGGCAATGCCGCTCATCAGGTGGTCAAGTTTGCCAAACGCAACGGCGTCGATTGCATCATTATTTCCTCGAATCGCCCCGGCTTTCCCGACCACTTTATGGGCTCCACCGCCCTCAATGTTGTACGCCAGGCAGCGTGTACCGTGACGGTGGTTCGGTAG
- a CDS encoding ArgE/DapE family deacylase — MLDATEQRIIACCNALMDDTLELTSDLVRGYSVLGQEQGALDTMERHLERLGLPVTRVPLDAPGFEEHPHRAPTEWPSTGRYNVISDLNPGAPGPHLVFNGHLDVVPAEPIDMWTRPPWEPWQKDGWLYGRGAGDMKAGIAAMVMAVEAVRQAGVEINFPLTLQTVIEEECTGNGALACLHQGFSGDFVLIPEPFGAQIYAGQVGVLWFRMRLDGVPAHVLDPSAGRNAIEALQDYLPALKALEAEMNDLPRPALYVDHPHPFNLSVGRVDAGNWASSVPAHAILEGRVGFPPGISPEEAMQRVRDTLMTRHAELDDATPPPKVSFHGFRSEGHVVDLDTPGIRLLSECHEALLGEPPAHYLSTCTTDLRAFHVSGEINGTCYGPVAQRIHGVDECVNIDSIRHVLTTYALFIHRWARMADNQETPS; from the coding sequence ATGCTCGACGCCACCGAACAACGCATCATTGCCTGCTGCAATGCCTTGATGGATGACACCCTGGAACTAACCAGTGACCTGGTGCGGGGCTATAGCGTCCTTGGCCAGGAACAGGGTGCGCTGGACACCATGGAGCGCCACCTGGAACGCCTGGGCCTGCCAGTGACCCGTGTACCCCTGGATGCACCCGGCTTTGAGGAGCACCCCCATCGTGCTCCCACCGAATGGCCCAGCACTGGCCGTTACAATGTTATTTCAGACCTTAACCCCGGCGCGCCAGGGCCACATTTAGTGTTCAACGGCCATCTCGATGTGGTACCTGCCGAACCCATCGATATGTGGACCCGCCCACCCTGGGAGCCGTGGCAAAAAGATGGCTGGCTGTATGGCCGTGGCGCGGGTGATATGAAGGCGGGGATTGCCGCCATGGTGATGGCGGTTGAGGCGGTGCGCCAGGCGGGTGTAGAGATCAACTTCCCGCTCACCCTGCAAACCGTGATTGAAGAGGAGTGCACCGGCAACGGCGCGCTGGCCTGCCTGCACCAAGGTTTTAGCGGCGATTTCGTACTGATACCAGAACCCTTCGGCGCTCAGATCTACGCTGGCCAAGTGGGGGTACTTTGGTTTCGAATGCGCCTGGATGGCGTGCCCGCCCATGTGCTCGACCCCAGCGCCGGGCGCAATGCGATTGAAGCCCTGCAGGACTATCTGCCCGCGCTGAAAGCGCTGGAAGCCGAAATGAACGACTTACCCCGGCCTGCGCTGTACGTTGACCACCCTCATCCGTTCAACCTGAGCGTTGGCCGCGTAGATGCGGGCAACTGGGCTTCCAGCGTGCCAGCCCACGCCATTCTGGAAGGGCGTGTTGGCTTCCCGCCCGGCATATCACCAGAGGAGGCCATGCAGCGGGTCCGCGACACCCTGATGACCCGCCACGCCGAGCTTGACGACGCCACACCGCCACCCAAGGTCAGCTTCCATGGCTTTCGTTCCGAAGGACATGTGGTCGATCTCGACACCCCAGGTATCCGGCTCCTCTCGGAGTGCCACGAAGCACTGCTCGGCGAACCCCCTGCCCACTATCTGTCCACCTGCACCACTGACCTGAGGGCCTTTCACGTTTCCGGTGAGATCAATGGCACCTGCTACGGCCCGGTTGCTCAGCGCATTCACGGCGTAGACGAGTGCGTCAACATCGACTCAATCCGCCACGTGCTAACCACCTACGCCCTATTCATCCATCGTTGGGCGCGCATGGCAGACAACCAGGAGACTCCCTCATGA
- the nhaC gene encoding Na+/H+ antiporter NhaC has translation MSTTTSTTTNDENKRPSFWGAIIGIGFLCFMMFAQIFLLGEDWVTHISLIFAIVVCAIIALYSGFSWQDVQKGILYGCEIAMLPMLILMMVGVLVASWIASGTIPSLIYYGLQLINPSYFLVTAVIVCAVASLVTGSSWTTAATFGVAFIGIGSGLDISPAMTAGAVISGAIFGDKISPVSDSTNLAAGVAEANLFDHIRSMFYTTGPALIITIILFFFIGMQFDGEGADISRTAELLSGISDNFSVGLLAFLPPLVVVVLAYRRINALAVMVIGSLLGAGLAVATQGVGLGSMMNYMNYGYVSETGVEAVDSLLSRGGLQGMMWTISLGFIGLSLGGLLEKTRMLEVLLEKMGKLVSNSRGLIVTHVLSSLATNLFSASQYIAIIIPGRMFVPAYRKLNILPSVCSRTCEDSATVTSPLVPWGLGGAYYMGVLDVSAWDYMGWTFLAIITPVIAIVYGLFNICIWREGERNDVNTYNQPPTERLPQAELAK, from the coding sequence ATGTCGACGACAACGTCAACAACAACCAACGACGAAAACAAACGACCCTCGTTTTGGGGCGCCATCATTGGCATCGGCTTCTTATGCTTCATGATGTTTGCACAGATCTTTTTACTGGGTGAAGACTGGGTCACCCATATCTCGCTGATCTTTGCCATTGTAGTCTGCGCCATCATCGCGCTGTATTCCGGCTTCAGCTGGCAGGATGTTCAGAAAGGCATTCTATATGGCTGCGAAATTGCCATGCTGCCGATGCTGATCTTAATGATGGTCGGTGTGTTAGTCGCCAGCTGGATTGCCTCCGGCACGATTCCCTCGCTGATCTATTATGGCCTTCAACTGATCAACCCCTCCTATTTCCTGGTCACGGCCGTCATCGTGTGTGCCGTTGCATCACTGGTCACCGGCAGCTCATGGACCACCGCTGCCACCTTCGGCGTAGCCTTTATCGGCATCGGCAGCGGTCTGGATATTTCTCCGGCGATGACCGCGGGCGCGGTTATTTCCGGTGCTATCTTCGGTGACAAGATTTCACCAGTATCAGACTCCACCAACCTCGCTGCCGGGGTTGCCGAGGCCAACTTGTTCGACCATATCCGTTCGATGTTCTATACCACCGGCCCGGCACTGATCATTACCATTATTCTGTTCTTCTTTATCGGCATGCAGTTTGACGGCGAAGGGGCTGATATTTCCCGCACTGCCGAACTGCTGTCAGGCATTAGCGATAATTTCTCAGTGGGTCTGCTCGCCTTCCTGCCCCCATTAGTGGTGGTTGTTTTGGCCTATCGGCGCATCAATGCCCTGGCAGTCATGGTCATTGGCAGCCTATTAGGGGCGGGACTTGCCGTCGCCACTCAAGGTGTCGGGCTGGGCAGCATGATGAATTACATGAACTACGGCTATGTCTCGGAAACTGGTGTTGAAGCCGTTGATAGCTTACTTAGCCGTGGCGGTTTGCAAGGCATGATGTGGACCATCTCGCTGGGCTTTATCGGGCTTAGCCTGGGCGGCCTGCTGGAGAAGACCCGTATGCTCGAAGTGTTATTAGAAAAGATGGGCAAACTGGTCAGTAATTCACGCGGGCTAATCGTTACCCATGTGCTCTCGTCATTAGCCACCAACCTGTTCTCGGCCAGCCAGTATATTGCCATTATTATTCCGGGGCGCATGTTCGTACCCGCCTACCGCAAACTCAACATTCTGCCATCGGTATGTTCGCGCACCTGTGAGGACTCGGCCACGGTTACTTCGCCGTTAGTTCCTTGGGGGCTGGGCGGTGCTTACTACATGGGCGTGCTGGACGTCTCCGCGTGGGATTACATGGGCTGGACATTCCTCGCCATTATCACTCCCGTGATTGCCATTGTGTACGGCCTGTTCAATATCTGCATTTGGCGTGAAGGCGAGCGTAACGACGTCAACACCTATAACCAGCCACCCACCGAACGTCTGCCGCAAGCCGAGCTAGCGAAGTAG
- a CDS encoding acetyl-CoA C-acyltransferase, translating into MRDVYLADYARSAFSRAHPRKPEVDAWADTRSDALLASVLDGLLARSGVDGAVVEDLSIGCALPVKEQWSFGGRYPLWLAERLGAHGQGCATRQIDQQCGSGLAALRSTAREIQAGAVEVGMAGGVENMTRVPMGPALFKEGVLTSPQTLQTADWLALDVVLNMGLTAERLAKAAGISREAMDALALSSHKRAAKANAAGHFDAERLTLNNAAGEPVRADSNIRADTSAERLAGLDPVFMQGGVVTAGNSSPLTSGAAATLLMSESALRQHGISPLARVVAIADCGVKPEEMGAGAAAAIRRALKQAQLAPQDIGVWEINEAFAAVPLHAMGELSIDPESVNIWGGAMALGHPLGATGIRLAGTLSRLLHSRQQRYGCAAACIGGGQGIAIILER; encoded by the coding sequence ATGAGAGACGTGTATCTAGCCGACTATGCACGTAGCGCCTTCAGCCGCGCGCATCCCCGCAAACCTGAGGTCGATGCCTGGGCCGATACCCGCAGCGATGCCCTGCTGGCCAGCGTGCTCGATGGCTTATTAGCACGTAGCGGCGTTGACGGCGCGGTGGTGGAAGACCTAAGCATAGGCTGCGCCTTGCCAGTGAAAGAGCAGTGGAGCTTTGGTGGGCGTTACCCGCTGTGGCTTGCCGAGCGGCTGGGAGCACATGGCCAGGGCTGCGCAACCCGTCAAATTGATCAGCAATGTGGCTCAGGACTTGCCGCGCTGCGCAGCACCGCACGGGAAATTCAGGCGGGCGCGGTTGAGGTTGGCATGGCCGGCGGCGTGGAAAACATGACCCGTGTGCCCATGGGCCCGGCACTGTTTAAGGAAGGCGTGCTGACCAGCCCTCAAACGCTGCAAACAGCCGACTGGCTGGCACTCGACGTGGTGCTCAACATGGGGCTGACCGCCGAACGACTGGCCAAGGCTGCCGGTATTTCGCGGGAGGCGATGGACGCACTCGCCCTCAGTTCCCACAAGCGTGCCGCCAAGGCCAACGCAGCAGGTCACTTTGACGCTGAGCGCTTAACCCTCAACAACGCGGCAGGCGAACCGGTCCGCGCGGACAGCAACATCCGCGCGGATACCAGCGCTGAGCGCCTGGCGGGGCTGGACCCGGTGTTTATGCAAGGCGGCGTAGTGACCGCCGGTAACAGTTCGCCGCTGACCTCTGGTGCCGCTGCCACGCTACTGATGTCTGAATCTGCCCTGCGCCAGCACGGCATTAGTCCCTTAGCACGCGTTGTAGCCATCGCCGACTGCGGCGTCAAGCCAGAGGAGATGGGCGCCGGTGCCGCCGCCGCCATTCGTCGCGCGCTGAAGCAGGCCCAACTGGCACCGCAGGATATCGGCGTATGGGAAATCAACGAAGCCTTCGCCGCGGTGCCGCTGCATGCCATGGGAGAGCTTTCGATTGACCCTGAAAGCGTCAATATCTGGGGTGGCGCCATGGCGCTGGGGCACCCGTTAGGCGCGACCGGTATCCGCCTCGCTGGCACGCTTAGCCGACTTCTTCACTCCCGCCAGCAACGCTATGGCTGCGCGGCGGCCTGCATCGGCGGTGGGCAAGGCATCGCCATCATTTTAGAACGCTAA